A genomic window from Algoriphagus sp. Y33 includes:
- a CDS encoding DUF1569 domain-containing protein gives MKTVFEKVTRDELIQRIHLLKNDNTAHWGKMNVYQMTKHNTYWNCWILGEGDFVYKQEFLGKIFGKIALKRMIKDEKPLDKNIPTSEQFKVKVLSGDLEAEKSKWISLLGEYENYNNPKFVHDFLGKMTKEQIGVLVHKHTDHHLRQFGV, from the coding sequence ATGAAGACGGTGTTTGAAAAAGTAACACGGGATGAATTGATACAGAGGATTCATTTGCTCAAAAATGACAATACCGCACACTGGGGAAAAATGAATGTTTACCAAATGACGAAGCACAACACGTATTGGAACTGTTGGATTTTGGGTGAGGGTGATTTTGTGTATAAACAGGAGTTTTTAGGAAAGATTTTTGGAAAAATAGCATTGAAAAGAATGATAAAGGACGAAAAACCATTGGATAAAAACATCCCTACTTCCGAGCAGTTCAAAGTAAAAGTATTGAGTGGTGACTTGGAAGCCGAAAAGTCTAAATGGATTTCTTTGCTAGGTGAATATGAAAACTATAACAACCCTAAATTTGTCCACGATTTTTTAGGTAAAATGACCAAAGAACAAATAGGCGTATTAGTGCACAAACATACCGACCATCATTTAAGACAATTTGGAGTGTGA
- a CDS encoding single-stranded DNA-binding protein → MNALRNKVQLIGHLGAKVALKTLESGKVLGHASIATNESYRNQKGERIKETTWHRLVIWGKNAELLEKYTDKGSEIAVEGKISNRDYSDKDGVRRYITEVVVNDFLFLGEKTAKVSEEADMPF, encoded by the coding sequence ATGAATGCGCTAAGAAACAAAGTACAGCTAATCGGTCACCTGGGAGCGAAAGTAGCATTGAAAACTCTGGAAAGTGGTAAAGTCTTAGGACACGCAAGCATCGCGACTAATGAATCTTACAGAAATCAAAAAGGTGAGCGTATCAAAGAAACTACCTGGCACAGACTAGTGATCTGGGGCAAGAATGCAGAGCTACTCGAAAAGTATACCGACAAGGGATCTGAAATCGCCGTAGAAGGAAAAATCTCCAACCGGGACTACAGCGATAAGGATGGGGTCAGACGCTACATCACCGAGGTGGTGGTAAATGATTTCCTATTCTTGGGTGAGAAGACCGCAAAAGTAAGTGAAGAAGCTGACATGCCTTTTTAA
- a CDS encoding ABC transporter permease has translation MWKNYFKIAIRNLSKNKLHTGINLIGLTLGLGVSTLIFFFVQFEVNFDDFHSESDRIFRIQRFEVEDGEGSASFSTPIITAPTFAEEFSQVTQTTRLVSGAAQTYLDEETTQNQPYLMVSPEFLEIFSFRLLQGSKEQVLQDKFSVVITEEISKKYFGDANPIGKFLRMKMGDNYEEYKITGLLENLPANSSIKFEVLMNDRNLDFNVAEQNQNSWFNVYGDTYVKLNNASDKAVVEAGVEGMMKKVLGEQYKPGEYTFTLQPISEMHLTDNPDPGMIESTRPSLLWILAGIAFLTLLIACINFTTMAIGRSTTRAKEVGVRKTMGADFGQLVFQFLTEAFLTTIAALVFGLILAEALLPIFNNLFDKQLDLVYGPTQLLILGGLVVLITALAGAYPAFFMSSLKPIKVLKGNLSIRFGKQALRKGLVAFQFFISFVLIASTLIMVNQMEAVRDYDLGFDQDMVVLVDIPDVPSTSFVKSINESFAQAEKYRQALEGRSEVQSAGITIATYGDDAFWNGGFPTEDGKQFNFRLNFVGGDYLKTLGLELLSGRDFNPETGSDGNAVLINETFAKAMKWEDPLGESLPSNKIGNHEIVGVVKDFNHNSLYKEIEPVILAKSPETVFSGINMLMISSGTNPKVMVKGSGTDFEVFKTMLENEWNRVFPMEAFSFSFLDEAVQKEYVADERLGKMVFLAACIAILIAAMGLFAMAALSIAGRTKEIGIRKVLGASSWSISLMFNKEFLIITVVGVLVALPLSLYFMKGWIEQFAVKEWPSWLNFTLLGFAGIAFTIAIVSAQSFRATRMNPVKTLKDE, from the coding sequence ATGTGGAAGAACTACTTTAAAATCGCAATCCGTAATCTGTCCAAAAACAAATTACACACGGGAATCAATTTGATCGGGCTTACACTGGGTTTGGGGGTGAGTACGTTGATTTTCTTTTTTGTGCAGTTTGAGGTCAATTTTGATGATTTTCATAGTGAAAGTGATAGGATTTTCCGAATACAGCGATTTGAGGTTGAAGATGGAGAAGGCAGTGCTTCTTTTTCTACTCCTATTATTACTGCACCTACTTTTGCGGAGGAATTTTCGCAAGTTACCCAAACAACGCGCTTGGTGAGTGGTGCTGCCCAGACTTATCTGGATGAGGAGACCACCCAAAACCAGCCTTATTTGATGGTGAGTCCAGAGTTTTTGGAAATTTTCAGTTTTAGGTTGCTTCAGGGGTCCAAAGAGCAAGTGCTTCAGGACAAGTTTAGTGTGGTGATCACGGAAGAAATTTCCAAAAAGTACTTTGGTGATGCAAACCCCATCGGCAAATTTCTCAGAATGAAGATGGGAGACAACTACGAGGAATATAAAATTACAGGTCTTTTGGAGAACCTGCCTGCAAACAGCAGTATAAAGTTTGAGGTGCTGATGAATGACAGGAACCTGGATTTTAATGTCGCAGAACAAAACCAGAATTCTTGGTTTAATGTCTACGGAGATACCTATGTAAAATTAAACAATGCATCTGATAAAGCCGTCGTAGAAGCAGGAGTGGAAGGTATGATGAAAAAGGTTCTCGGAGAACAATACAAGCCAGGGGAATATACCTTTACGCTCCAACCAATCTCTGAGATGCACCTGACAGATAATCCGGATCCGGGTATGATAGAATCCACCCGTCCATCGCTATTGTGGATTTTGGCAGGAATTGCATTTTTGACTCTGTTGATCGCCTGTATCAATTTTACCACAATGGCAATAGGCAGGTCTACCACCCGTGCCAAAGAAGTGGGTGTTCGCAAGACCATGGGAGCAGATTTCGGCCAGTTGGTTTTTCAGTTTCTGACAGAGGCATTTCTGACCACTATCGCAGCATTGGTTTTCGGATTGATCTTGGCAGAAGCTCTGCTTCCTATTTTTAACAATCTGTTTGATAAGCAACTTGATCTGGTTTATGGGCCGACTCAACTCTTGATATTAGGTGGTTTGGTAGTCTTAATTACTGCGCTGGCAGGCGCATATCCGGCCTTTTTCATGTCCAGTCTGAAGCCTATTAAAGTGCTGAAGGGCAATCTCTCAATACGTTTTGGGAAGCAGGCGCTGCGAAAGGGATTGGTGGCATTTCAGTTTTTTATCTCCTTTGTGTTGATCGCCTCGACATTGATTATGGTCAATCAGATGGAAGCAGTTCGGGATTATGATTTGGGTTTTGACCAAGATATGGTGGTGCTGGTGGATATTCCTGATGTGCCCAGTACGAGTTTCGTAAAATCGATAAATGAGAGCTTTGCACAGGCAGAGAAATACCGCCAGGCTTTGGAAGGCAGATCAGAAGTCCAATCTGCAGGAATTACTATCGCAACCTATGGAGACGATGCGTTTTGGAATGGAGGATTCCCGACGGAAGATGGCAAGCAGTTTAATTTCCGATTGAATTTTGTGGGTGGGGATTATCTGAAAACCCTTGGTCTGGAGCTGTTAAGCGGTCGGGATTTCAATCCTGAAACCGGATCAGACGGCAACGCGGTATTGATCAATGAGACTTTTGCAAAAGCTATGAAATGGGAGGATCCTCTAGGGGAATCACTTCCGAGTAATAAAATAGGCAACCATGAAATCGTGGGCGTGGTAAAGGATTTTAATCATAATTCCCTGTATAAGGAGATAGAACCGGTAATCCTGGCAAAAAGCCCTGAAACAGTATTTAGTGGAATCAATATGCTGATGATCAGTTCAGGCACCAACCCGAAGGTAATGGTGAAAGGCAGTGGGACGGATTTCGAAGTTTTCAAGACTATGCTTGAGAATGAATGGAATCGGGTGTTTCCAATGGAGGCTTTTAGTTTCAGCTTTCTTGATGAGGCCGTTCAAAAAGAATATGTAGCAGATGAGCGATTGGGGAAAATGGTCTTTCTGGCTGCCTGTATTGCCATACTGATAGCAGCGATGGGGCTATTCGCCATGGCAGCACTGAGTATAGCCGGGCGAACCAAAGAAATAGGTATCCGAAAAGTGTTGGGTGCTTCTAGCTGGAGTATATCCTTGATGTTTAACAAAGAATTTCTAATCATAACGGTGGTGGGAGTATTGGTGGCTTTGCCGTTGAGTCTGTATTTTATGAAGGGGTGGATTGAGCAGTTTGCGGTGAAAGAATGGCCATCTTGGCTCAACTTTACCTTATTGGGATTTGCGGGAATCGCGTTTACGATTGCAATAGTTTCTGCCCAGTCTTTCAGAGCTACCCGGATGAATCCTGTGAAGACACTTAAAGATGAGTAG
- a CDS encoding nucleotidyl transferase AbiEii/AbiGii toxin family protein — MKALYRFTSEYEEIRMRLKLEINCREHFNVLDWIDFPYTMQSEWFEGNCKIRTYSINELLGTKLRALYQRSKGRDLFDLDYGRRNRDINIDEILECFRQYIAFATEKKKPSQKEFLQNIEAKENDPNFIGDMEALLRSEIEYNQQEAFEWLKDEVITRI, encoded by the coding sequence ATCAAAGCATTATACCGGTTTACTTCTGAGTATGAAGAAATTCGGATGCGATTAAAACTTGAGATCAATTGTCGGGAACATTTCAATGTATTGGATTGGATAGACTTCCCTTATACTATGCAAAGTGAATGGTTTGAAGGGAACTGTAAAATACGCACTTACAGCATAAATGAGTTGCTAGGGACGAAACTTCGGGCCTTGTACCAAAGAAGTAAAGGGCGAGACTTGTTTGATTTGGATTATGGCAGACGCAATAGAGACATTAACATTGATGAAATTCTTGAGTGTTTTCGGCAGTACATTGCATTTGCGACGGAGAAAAAAAAGCCGAGTCAAAAGGAGTTTTTACAAAACATAGAAGCAAAAGAAAATGATCCGAACTTTATAGGAGATATGGAAGCTTTATTACGGTCGGAAATAGAATATAATCAACAAGAAGCCTTTGAATGGCTGAAAGATGAGGTAATAACAAGAATTTAG
- a CDS encoding zinc-dependent peptidase: MTIKIIVGLFIALVLYLLFRPRGIKSGFPVPEVFPEDWRLYLLKEVNFYASLTKEDKAVFEADILRFLKRVRITGIKTKVDDEDRLLVASSAVIPVFAFPEWEYSSLHEVLLYPDLFTEKYDLNVQGRNISGMVGSGGVMHHVVIFSKPALHQGFDNAGDKMNVGIHEFVHLFDKQDGEIDGIPHAIMKNQTVLPWLHLISENTKEMLDGKSDINIYGATNKQEFLAVVSEYFFERPRLFKGKHPELYEVLSSIFQTDLANSQVGDNKLKRTIGRNASCPCGSGKKFKDCCMMHD; the protein is encoded by the coding sequence GTGACCATTAAAATAATAGTCGGATTATTCATTGCTTTGGTTCTTTATTTACTTTTTCGCCCCAGAGGAATAAAGAGCGGGTTTCCTGTGCCTGAAGTATTTCCGGAGGATTGGAGACTTTATTTACTAAAAGAAGTGAATTTCTATGCTTCTCTTACTAAAGAAGATAAAGCTGTTTTTGAAGCTGATATTCTACGATTTCTGAAGCGGGTGAGAATTACTGGAATTAAAACCAAGGTGGATGATGAAGATCGGCTTTTAGTCGCCAGTAGTGCAGTTATCCCTGTTTTTGCTTTTCCGGAGTGGGAGTACAGTAGTTTGCATGAGGTGCTGCTTTATCCTGATTTGTTTACGGAGAAGTATGATTTAAACGTGCAGGGTCGGAATATCTCAGGCATGGTGGGAAGTGGAGGAGTGATGCATCATGTGGTGATCTTTTCTAAGCCTGCTTTGCATCAGGGTTTTGATAATGCCGGCGACAAAATGAATGTGGGTATTCATGAGTTTGTGCATTTGTTTGACAAGCAAGATGGAGAGATCGATGGGATTCCCCATGCAATTATGAAAAATCAGACAGTATTGCCATGGCTGCATTTGATCAGTGAGAATACAAAGGAAATGCTTGACGGGAAAAGTGACATTAATATTTACGGCGCTACAAATAAGCAGGAGTTTCTGGCGGTTGTGAGCGAATATTTTTTTGAACGACCGCGGCTATTCAAAGGAAAGCACCCTGAATTATACGAAGTGCTTTCTTCAATATTCCAAACTGATCTGGCCAATAGTCAGGTAGGAGATAATAAGCTAAAGCGAACAATAGGGAGAAATGCCTCCTGTCCATGCGGTAGTGGGAAAAAGTTCAAAGACTGTTGTATGATGCATGATTAA
- a CDS encoding AraC family transcriptional regulator translates to MGFGVWKMRLKLMEAVKQLGEKKSVKEISFELGHENVSSFIATFKKIFWKNTDKSPSEISANKSPSEISAKTQQLGFKNSGKLPT, encoded by the coding sequence ATGGGGTTTGGGGTTTGGAAAATGCGCTTGAAATTAATGGAAGCGGTTAAACAATTAGGGGAAAAGAAAAGTGTTAAAGAAATTTCATTTGAATTAGGACACGAAAATGTCAGTTCATTTATAGCTACGTTTAAAAAAATATTTTGGAAAAACACCGACAAATCACCTAGTGAAATAAGTGCGAACAAATCACCTAGTGAAATAAGTGCGAAAACACAACAATTAGGGTTTAAGAATTCAGGCAAACTGCCAACTTGA
- a CDS encoding AraC family transcriptional regulator, producing MATDQYPKVYLYRRIVQAKLFIDKNFADKIDLDNISDEAYFSKFHFIRLFKSTYGKTPHQYLKYVRIEKAKELLKAGVPVTEVCYSVGFDSLSSFSGLFSKTVGASPSVFSAEHIRTKEKIKKEPLAFVPGCYAYRHGWLENSNFEEVDS from the coding sequence ATGGCAACAGATCAATACCCCAAGGTTTATTTATACAGAAGGATAGTTCAGGCAAAGCTTTTTATTGACAAAAACTTCGCAGATAAAATAGACTTGGACAACATTTCTGATGAGGCTTATTTTTCCAAATTCCATTTTATACGTCTCTTTAAGTCCACTTACGGCAAAACTCCCCATCAATATTTGAAATATGTAAGGATTGAAAAGGCAAAAGAGCTTTTGAAAGCCGGGGTGCCTGTTACAGAAGTGTGCTATTCCGTGGGGTTTGACAGTCTTTCCTCATTTAGTGGCCTTTTTTCCAAGACAGTGGGTGCATCACCATCCGTATTTTCTGCTGAGCATATAAGAACCAAAGAAAAAATCAAGAAAGAACCGCTTGCCTTTGTGCCGGGCTGCTATGCTTACCGGCATGGCTGGCTTGAGAATAGCAATTTTGAAGAAGTTGATAGCTAA
- a CDS encoding HAEPLYID family protein — protein MNIKKIGVLGIVLASSTCAIAQTTNSEKDSLYIEQVENHKHPDKVLHAEPLYIDLIRDLGARKGEKEWNLGFGMTDKRKFDSYEALIEYEWAPINRLGFEVELPFTIYSGINGTPKDSIPSNSLNSIKLATQWSFFVNEKIATSMAIGYINEFELSDFRNFGQPLIKGNVYNPFFVVAKRWGTNFHSLIYTGPMIEQNYSTKKIHTTYDINTSFHYMISGTRNFIGVEFNKTIDGSDFDMTMRPQMRVEVTDSLLIGIVAGIPVSRKNEGLSSFLRLIYEPKHKEK, from the coding sequence ATGAACATCAAAAAAATAGGGGTGTTAGGCATTGTCTTGGCATCTTCGACCTGTGCAATTGCGCAAACAACCAATTCTGAAAAGGACAGCCTATATATCGAACAAGTGGAAAACCACAAACACCCTGACAAGGTCTTGCATGCTGAGCCGCTCTATATTGACCTGATAAGAGATCTCGGGGCTAGAAAAGGCGAAAAGGAGTGGAACTTAGGTTTTGGCATGACAGACAAACGGAAATTTGACTCATATGAGGCTCTTATAGAATATGAATGGGCTCCGATTAACCGCTTGGGTTTTGAAGTAGAGCTTCCTTTTACGATTTATTCAGGAATCAACGGAACGCCAAAGGATTCCATTCCTTCAAACAGCCTCAACAGTATAAAACTGGCTACCCAATGGTCTTTTTTCGTCAATGAAAAAATAGCTACTTCTATGGCGATAGGCTATATTAATGAGTTTGAGCTTTCCGATTTCAGAAACTTCGGCCAACCTTTGATTAAAGGCAATGTTTACAATCCATTTTTTGTGGTTGCTAAGCGTTGGGGTACTAATTTCCACTCATTGATTTATACAGGCCCAATGATAGAACAGAACTACAGTACAAAAAAAATCCATACCACTTATGACATTAATACAAGCTTTCACTACATGATTTCCGGGACAAGGAATTTTATTGGAGTTGAATTTAATAAGACTATTGACGGTAGCGACTTTGATATGACAATGCGGCCCCAGATGCGTGTAGAAGTAACGGACAGCTTGCTGATAGGAATTGTGGCAGGAATTCCGGTGAGCAGGAAAAATGAAGGGTTAAGTTCCTTTTTGAGGTTGATTTACGAACCTAAACATAAGGAAAAATAG
- a CDS encoding sulfite oxidase, with the protein MSNADNTKPKNTKSLTEDRRAFLQKSTLAAMSAFLGTDIVHAATMPKDYKPVALPADFDPMKGKAEGMIIRNEKPWNVEPAPHLLNDAITPFENIFIRNNGLIPEDIDVNNWTLTIAGESVSQEKTYRLDELKQKFKSYTYQLVLECGGNGRAGFYPPASGNQWEEGAVYNSQWTGVRLKDVLADVGIKSDAVYIGYYGKDKHLNGDPNKVVISRGVPIAKAMQDETLLAWALNGKDIPLAHGYPLRLVCGGWPASVCGKWLHKLVVRNKVHDGEKMMGDAYRVPKYPVAPGEKVPDEDMKIIESMPVKSIITYPKSGAMFSSSKKLTVQGHAWAGEYEVKDMQVSTDFGATWQKCILKKPANRLAWQQWSIDLDFPQPGYYEVWAKATDDQGISQPMVMPAWNPKGYLNNACHRIAVKVS; encoded by the coding sequence ATGTCAAACGCTGACAATACCAAACCAAAGAATACTAAAAGCTTAACCGAAGATAGACGGGCCTTTTTGCAAAAAAGCACACTTGCAGCTATGTCTGCATTTTTGGGAACCGATATCGTCCACGCTGCCACCATGCCTAAGGATTACAAACCAGTTGCATTGCCAGCGGATTTTGACCCTATGAAAGGGAAAGCTGAAGGAATGATCATCCGCAATGAAAAACCTTGGAACGTGGAGCCGGCACCCCATCTACTGAATGATGCTATAACTCCTTTTGAAAATATTTTCATCAGGAACAATGGACTGATTCCGGAAGATATTGACGTGAATAACTGGACACTCACGATAGCCGGAGAATCTGTTTCTCAGGAAAAAACATACCGCTTGGACGAGCTCAAACAAAAATTCAAATCCTACACCTATCAACTGGTGCTAGAATGCGGTGGAAATGGAAGGGCTGGTTTTTATCCACCGGCTTCGGGCAATCAATGGGAAGAAGGGGCTGTTTACAATTCGCAATGGACAGGAGTGAGACTAAAAGATGTCTTGGCTGATGTGGGAATCAAATCTGATGCGGTTTATATTGGCTACTATGGCAAAGACAAGCACCTCAATGGAGACCCTAATAAAGTAGTGATCTCGAGAGGGGTTCCTATTGCAAAGGCTATGCAGGATGAGACACTTCTGGCTTGGGCACTGAATGGAAAAGATATTCCACTGGCTCATGGCTACCCACTGAGATTGGTGTGCGGAGGCTGGCCAGCGTCAGTTTGCGGTAAGTGGCTTCACAAGCTGGTTGTGAGAAATAAGGTGCATGACGGAGAGAAGATGATGGGAGATGCCTATCGTGTACCAAAATATCCGGTAGCTCCGGGTGAAAAAGTACCGGATGAGGATATGAAAATCATCGAATCCATGCCTGTAAAGTCAATTATCACGTACCCCAAATCGGGGGCGATGTTTTCCTCTTCCAAAAAATTGACTGTACAGGGGCATGCCTGGGCAGGTGAGTATGAAGTGAAGGATATGCAGGTAAGTACGGATTTTGGGGCAACATGGCAAAAATGCATTTTGAAAAAACCCGCAAATCGACTGGCTTGGCAACAATGGTCTATTGACTTGGACTTTCCTCAGCCAGGGTATTATGAGGTCTGGGCAAAAGCCACTGATGATCAGGGAATCTCCCAACCTATGGTGATGCCGGCATGGAATCCGAAGGGATATCTAAACAATGCCTGTCATAGAATCGCAGTGAAAGTAAGCTGA
- a CDS encoding VOC family protein gives MITKMTITNIHVIDQDSAYDFYVNKLGFKVVDDIPMGPDTRWLTVSPPEQPDLQLVLFPVKVSKMFPKETAETLIDLIKKGVFGCGVLTCTDIFATYEELKTKGVEFIKPPKKEFYGTEALFKDDSGNYFSLQPIANFDNEDGV, from the coding sequence ATGATTACAAAAATGACCATCACGAATATTCACGTGATTGACCAAGACAGTGCCTACGACTTCTATGTGAATAAATTGGGTTTCAAAGTAGTAGATGATATCCCTATGGGGCCAGACACAAGATGGCTGACAGTGTCTCCGCCGGAACAACCGGATTTGCAACTAGTGCTCTTCCCTGTGAAGGTAAGTAAAATGTTCCCCAAAGAAACTGCTGAAACCTTGATTGACCTTATCAAAAAGGGAGTGTTCGGCTGTGGTGTGCTTACCTGTACCGACATCTTTGCCACTTATGAAGAACTGAAAACCAAAGGGGTGGAGTTTATAAAACCTCCAAAAAAGGAATTCTATGGAACTGAAGCTCTCTTCAAGGATGATTCGGGAAACTATTTTTCTTTGCAGCCCATAGCCAATTTCGACAATGAAGACGGTGTTTGA
- a CDS encoding ABC transporter permease — translation MWKNYLKIAWRNLYRQKSFSLINVLGLSVGLACCLIILAFVKHERSYDSFHFDSDRIFRVVQEVQATNTWAWAGGAVAPMLRKEFQGQLDEVVSLTQISTYLYAPDGITPDERFREDRFIFSDAGFDQLFGFELSRGSWKGVLENPYQVVITEEMALKYFGEADPIGKVLISTGDFSFEVRGVLKKLPSNTHMKFDFVSGMNTFKSFNEIPLTADFGSFWWPQTYTYVKVNEQHNPAVISKRIQEINPKYRNPGEAKAYVHFLQPIRDVHTNASFQGEWTPPMSAQTLWIFLSIGVFVLVLACINFINLATARAIKRMKEIGIRKVNGAHKGQLIAQFLAESFLINAIAMVIGVLMVYLSIPLIASIISLQIPIDLLQDSRLQLLLVGIWISSSLMAGIFPAFYLSGLKPEMILKQFPLTKGKSMLRKSLVVFQFVLSTLLVFCASVAFYQYQFMTNSSMGFESEGLISVKMGNLAKEKGDVLKQELSKLSGIGAVKFTSDRPGIDTGWNPTADYPGIKEGETTNINVQYVDAGYFESLGIPILSGREFNEDGADRGVSKLMRDRFPELSNVAMIVNEAALAWMEKDLISVIGSDLRVFTEENGELFSNYKGNVVGVVKNYHTRDLRYSIAPTIYLPAKNAAFDGTNYVLIKADKGIDEEILGLLKATWKKVNSGLPFDYKFLDEDIALQYEQQAKTSSLLGSFAFLTLLISCLGLLGLSMFTAESKRKEIGIRRVLGASALTIVNKLTSEFLILVGVSLLIALPLSYYLMEEWLDQFAFKVPISAWFFLASAAISIVLAYSTVSIQSLKTALANPVDAIKNE, via the coding sequence ATGTGGAAGAATTACCTGAAAATAGCCTGGAGAAATCTTTATAGACAGAAATCATTTTCGCTGATTAATGTATTGGGATTGTCTGTAGGCTTGGCTTGCTGCCTGATAATTTTGGCTTTTGTCAAGCACGAAAGATCCTATGATTCTTTTCATTTTGATTCGGATCGGATATTTAGAGTAGTTCAAGAGGTACAAGCTACTAACACTTGGGCTTGGGCTGGAGGTGCGGTTGCACCTATGCTCCGAAAGGAATTTCAGGGTCAACTCGATGAAGTCGTGAGCCTAACACAGATCAGTACTTATTTGTATGCTCCCGATGGAATAACGCCGGATGAGCGATTTAGAGAAGATCGCTTTATTTTTTCAGATGCAGGTTTTGATCAGCTTTTTGGATTTGAACTCAGCAGGGGAAGTTGGAAAGGAGTACTTGAAAATCCTTATCAAGTAGTGATCACGGAAGAGATGGCACTGAAGTATTTTGGAGAGGCAGATCCGATCGGGAAAGTGCTGATATCTACCGGTGATTTTTCTTTTGAAGTTCGTGGAGTGTTGAAAAAACTTCCGTCCAATACCCACATGAAATTCGATTTTGTCTCTGGGATGAATACGTTCAAATCCTTCAATGAAATTCCGCTCACTGCTGATTTTGGGAGTTTTTGGTGGCCACAGACGTACACCTATGTCAAAGTAAATGAACAACATAATCCCGCTGTCATAAGCAAAAGAATTCAGGAAATAAATCCAAAGTATAGAAATCCCGGGGAAGCCAAAGCCTACGTGCATTTTTTGCAGCCCATCAGGGATGTTCACACCAATGCAAGCTTTCAGGGTGAATGGACTCCTCCAATGTCTGCACAGACCTTATGGATTTTCCTTTCCATTGGGGTATTTGTTTTGGTATTGGCCTGTATCAATTTCATCAACCTTGCCACTGCCCGGGCAATCAAACGGATGAAGGAAATCGGGATCCGAAAAGTAAATGGCGCCCATAAGGGCCAGTTGATCGCCCAGTTTCTAGCAGAGTCGTTTTTAATCAATGCGATAGCCATGGTGATTGGTGTTTTGATGGTTTATCTGTCTATCCCACTCATAGCCTCAATTATTTCCTTGCAGATTCCTATTGACTTATTGCAGGATAGTCGATTGCAGTTATTGCTTGTAGGGATTTGGATTTCCTCTTCCTTGATGGCAGGAATTTTCCCCGCATTCTATTTATCAGGGTTAAAGCCGGAGATGATTTTAAAGCAATTTCCCTTAACTAAAGGAAAGTCAATGTTGAGAAAATCTCTGGTGGTTTTTCAGTTTGTCTTATCTACGCTTCTTGTTTTTTGCGCTTCGGTAGCTTTTTATCAGTATCAATTTATGACTAACTCATCGATGGGCTTTGAATCGGAAGGTTTGATTTCTGTAAAAATGGGGAATTTGGCCAAAGAAAAAGGAGATGTGTTAAAACAGGAACTTTCCAAACTCTCCGGCATTGGAGCTGTCAAATTTACCAGCGATAGACCGGGGATTGACACGGGATGGAATCCGACGGCTGATTATCCTGGCATCAAAGAAGGAGAAACCACGAATATCAATGTGCAATATGTAGATGCAGGCTATTTTGAAAGTCTGGGTATCCCCATACTTTCTGGGCGGGAGTTCAATGAAGATGGGGCTGACCGGGGAGTTTCAAAATTGATGAGAGACCGCTTCCCTGAATTGAGCAATGTGGCTATGATCGTGAATGAAGCAGCATTGGCTTGGATGGAAAAAGATCTAATTTCAGTTATTGGATCAGATTTACGGGTGTTCACTGAGGAAAATGGTGAGCTTTTTTCCAATTATAAAGGAAATGTGGTGGGAGTAGTCAAGAATTATCATACCCGGGATTTAAGGTATTCGATCGCCCCTACGATCTATTTGCCAGCCAAAAATGCGGCATTTGATGGGACCAATTACGTTTTGATCAAAGCAGATAAAGGAATTGATGAGGAAATTTTGGGACTCTTGAAAGCTACATGGAAGAAAGTAAATTCGGGGTTACCTTTCGATTATAAGTTTTTGGATGAGGATATCGCCTTGCAGTATGAACAGCAGGCAAAAACCAGTTCTCTTTTGGGATCATTTGCTTTCCTGACATTACTTATTTCCTGTTTGGGCTTGCTGGGATTATCCATGTTCACGGCAGAATCCAAAAGGAAAGAAATAGGGATCCGACGCGTGCTTGGCGCATCGGCTTTGACCATCGTAAATAAACTGACATCTGAATTTCTGATTCTTGTTGGGGTTTCCTTGTTGATTGCTTTGCCACTTAGCTATTATTTGATGGAAGAATGGTTGGATCAGTTTGCATTCAAAGTCCCGATCTCAGCTTGGTTTTTCTTGGCTTCCGCTGCCATTTCGATTGTTTTGGCTTATTCCACCGTTTCAATTCAATCGTTGAAAACTGCCTTAGCCAATCCCGTGGATGCCATCAAGAATGAATAA